One Ilumatobacter coccineus YM16-304 genomic window, TGGCGGGCATCTCTCGCGGTTGCACCACGGCCTTGACCTCTTCGCCGAAGTCGTCGTTCGGTACGCCGAACACGGCGACGTCGATGATCTTGTCGTGCGTGACCAGGACGTTCTCGGCCTCCTGCGGGTAGATGTTCACACCGCCGGAGATGATCATGTACGCCTTGCGGTCGGTCAGGTACAGGAAGCCGTCTTCGTCGAGGTACCCGACGTCGCCGAGCGTCGACCAGCCCTTGGGATGCCGCGAGCTCTTCGTCTTCTCGGCGTCGTTGTGGTACTCGAACTCGGCGCCGCCTTCGAAGAACACGGTGCCCGACTCGCCCTGGGGGACCTCTTCGCCGTCTTCACCGCAGATGTGCAGCGTGCAGTTGATCGGCGAACCGACCGTGCCTTCGTGGGCCAGCCACATCTCGGAGTTGCAGTAGACGAACCCGTTGCCTTCGGAGCCGGCGTAGTACTCGTGCACGACCGGGCCGAACCACTCGATGATGCTCTTCTTGGTGGGAATCGGGCACGGCGCCGCCGCGTGGATCACGCATTCGAGCGACGACACGTCGTACTTCGCACGAGTCTCCTCGGGCAGCTTCAACATGCGGACGAACATCGTCGGCACGACCTGGCTGTGGGTGATCTGGTGCTTCTCGACGAGCTGCAGGTACGTCTCGGCGTCGAAGTTCTCCATCGCGACGATCGTCGCCCCGAGCATGTGCATCGACATGCAGAAGCGCAGTGGGGCCGCATGGTAGAACGGCGCCGGCGAGAGGTAGCGCTTCGTGTCGTCGACCCCGAAGAGCATCGACGACAGCATCGAGACGCCGTTGCCCCAGTCGGTGAGCGGATCGTTGGGGAACTCGCGAGCGATGCCCTTGGGCATGCCCGTGGTGCCCGACGAGTACAGCATGTCGAGCCCGGCGATGCGCTCGCCTTCGAGCGGCTCCGGTGACTGTGCGTCGACGGCGGACTCGTAGCTCTCGTAGCCGTCGATCGTGCCGTCGAGCATCAGGCGCAGTTCGACCGCCGGCGTGTTGGCGACGATCTCGGCTGCTTGGTCGGCCTTGTACTTCGACGTGATGTACGCCCGAGCGCCGCAGTCGTTGATGATGTACTCGAGTTCGGCGCTCTGGAGACGCGACGACGCCGCGGTGTAGATCAGTCCTGCGTAGTGGCACCCCCAGATGATCTCCATGTAGCGATCGTGGTTCTCCATGCAGATCGCGATGTGATCGCCGGGATTGAGGCCGGCGGCACGGAGCAGCCGACTCAGCCGGTTGGCGGCAGCGTCGAGTTCTCGGTACGTCTGGGTGAAGCCGGAGCCTCCCATGATGAGCGCCGGCTTGTCGCCGTGTGTGTCGAGATGTGCACCTGGGAACATGAGCTGGGAACGTAGCCGACCGCACCCGCCGGAGTCACGACGAGCGGCCACGACCGGGGAGGTCGGTCGCCGACGATAGGTTCGACGCGGTGAGTGTTGCTCGGTTCGCCCAGGTGATGAACGCCACCGACATCCACCTCGATCAGGCCTGCCTCGCCATCTCCAGCACGATCCAGGCACCTCTCGACGAGATCGAGTGGCTCGCCGCGCTCGACGTGCTCGCCGCCGAATGCCCCGAGCCGACCCCCGACGGCGTCGCTCGCCACCTGTTCGGCGACCTCGCCTTCCGCGGCAACTCGGGTGCGTACTACGACTGGCGCAACTCGTGCCTCGACCGGGTGATCGACACCCGGATCGGCATTCCGATCAGCCTGTCGGTGCTGATGATCGAAGTCGCCAGGCGGGTCGGGGTCCGGCTCATCGGCGTGGGCATGCCCGCCCACTTCCTGGTGCGCGCCGCCGACGACCCCAACCGGTTCTTCGACGCGTTCGGCGGCGGCGTCGAACTCGACCGCGACGGAGCACGTCGGTTGTTCGAACAGCTCACGCGCGGGCAGGTCGCATGGCAGGACAGCTACCTCGAGCCGACGCTCGCACAGCCGATCGTGATCCGCATGCTCAACAACCTGCGAGCGATCTTCCAGAGCCGCTCCGACGAACTCCGGTACGGACTCGTCATGCAGTTGCGCGCCCAGATTCCACAACTCGCCCACGACGAGGCCGATGACATCGCCGCTGCCTCGGCCGTGTTCAACTGACCACCTCAAGGGAGTGATCCTCACATGATCGATCGTGACATCAAGCAATGCCTCGGGCAGATGATCAAGGGCGTCGAGGTGGTCGGTGCCGCACACGACGGGGTCATGCGCGCGTACACGAGCCACTGGGTGTCACAGGTGAGCTTCGAGGAACCGATCGTGATGGCGAGCGTGTCGCCCAAGCACGACACGCACCCGTTGATGGTCGCCTCGGGACAGTTCACGGTGAGCATCCTCGGCGCCGACCAGATCAGCGAGGGCCAGTACTTCAGCTACCCCGGCCACAAGATGCGCTACGTGGCCGACGAGTACATCACGCCGTGGCCCGACGCCGACCACGGCCTTCCCGTCGTGCCGAACGCGATCGCGTGGATGCGCTGCGAGACGTTCCAGATCACGCCGATGGAAGACCACGAACTGTTCTTCGCTCGCGTCGTGGAGGTGCAGCCCAATCGGTTGAAGGACCCGCCGCTGCTCTACTCGAGCCGTCTCGGCTGGCGGATGACCGGCGACAAGGCTCGCGAGCCCGGCGTCAGCATTCGCGATCAACTCCTCGAACGCGTCGCCACCGAGTTCGGCGACGACTGAGCCGGGCGCGACCCGGCGCGCCGACTCCGGTGGTCAGTAGCCGAGGCAGTTCGTGTCGACGAAGGTGTCGACCGTGTCGAGTGCTGCGGCGAGTTCCGGGTCTGCCGAGGGGTCGGTCATGCCGTCGAACGACCCGTTGTCGACCACGGCGGTGAGCCACGTCATCAGGGTCGAGTACTGGTCGGCGATCTCGGCTGGAACGAGCGGGTCGATCGCCACCAGGTAGGCCTCGATCACGATGAGTTCTTCGAAGTCGCCGGTGGGTTGCGGTCGTGACTCGATGATGTCGAGCCCGAGGCAGAAACCGGCGTCGGCATCCGCCGGGGTGAAGCCCGGTGCAGGGGGTGCCGGCGTGCCGTCGTCGGACCGCTGACCGAACACCGGCTGCTGCGTCTCGCGCTGCGGGCTGTCGAACGGGACGACCGGGATGACGACGCCGTTCGGCAGCTCAGGATCGTCGGCCGGGTCGACGGGGTCGACCGGGGCGATGACCGGGTCGGTCGACGGCGGCGTGTCGCCTTCACACCGCTGATCGATGAAGTCGCTGATCCGTTCGCCGGCGCGCTCGGACGCCGGATCGGTCTGCATGCTGTCGAACGTCACCTCACCGGCGACGACGCGATCGATGTAGTCGAGGATCGTCTGGAAGTCGCCGACCAGTTCGTCGGGAGCCGCAGCGACCAGCGTCGCCAAGCCAGCCTGCGCGGCGAGGGCCGCCTGGTCGTCGTCGTCTGGCAGATCGTCTTCGAACGCTTCGAGCGCCAGGCAGAACTCGCGATCATCCGGCGCGGGTTCGAACACCACGGGAGGCGCAGCGGTGACGGGCGGCTCGAGATCGGTGTCGTCGCGCTCGGGAAGCTGCTCGTCGGGGTCACCGCACTCTGCGGGAGAACACTCGATCTCGCCGCCTTCGGGCTGGTCGCTCGCATCGGTGTCGGTCGTGTCGCCTGTGGAGGACGCGTTTGCAGCGTCGGTGCCGTCGGTGGTCTCCGTCGGCGACTCGGTCTCGCTGAACTCTGGGTCCGCGACCGTGGTGGCCGGCGCATCGCTCGACGGAACACTGTCGGAGGTCGTCTCGTCGCCCGATCCGCACGCTGTGGCAATCAGGCCGGCTGCGATCAGCAGGGCGAGTCGGTGGAGCGGAGTGCGAGACGTCATAGGAGGTTCGACGCACCGTAGACGTCCGCGGTTCACGAGAATCGGAAGTTCTTCCGGGTTTTCGAATGCTTGCAGATGACAACTACGTTGTGGCCATGACGACGATCGACGCCGAAACCGACTTGACCGCCGACGAGCAGCGCGTCAGCGACCTCATCACCGACCTGCTCGAACAGTTCCCGCCGAACGACACCGACGCCGCCACGTTCCTCGGCCAGCAGTTCGACCGCGGCCTCGCCTGGGTGCACTTCCCGGAGGGCAATGGCGGACTCGGACTCAACCCGAAGCTGCAGCGGATGATCAACGAGCGGTTGCAGGCAGCCGGCGCTCCCAACGCGATGATCCGCAACCCGATCGGTCATGGCATGTGCGGCCCGACGGTGGTCACGTGGGGGAGCGACGACCAGAAGTCGCGCTACCTCCGCCCGATGTTCACCGGCGAGGAAGTGTGGTGCCAGCTGTTCTCGGAGCCCGGCTCGGGTTCGGACTTCGCCGGCCTGTCCTCGACCGGCGTCCGTGACGGCGACGAGTGGATCTGCAACGGGCAGAAGGTCTGGACCACGCTGGCGCACCTCTCGAGGTGGGGCCTCCTCGTGGTGCGCACCGATCCGCAGGCGGTCAAGCACGCCGGCCTCACCGCGTTCGTGGTCGACATGCAGGACCCGACGGTCGAGGTTCGCCCGCTGCGCCAGATGACCGGCGAGGCCGAGTTCAACGAGGTCTTCTTCACCGACACCCGCATCCACGAGTCGGAGATGCTCGGCAGCCCCGGCGACGGTTGGCGCGTCTCGCTCACCACGTTGATGAACGAACGCGTGTCGATCGGCGGCACGATCCCGGCCAAGGGTTCCGGCATGATCTCGGCGCTCACCAAGGCGTGGGCCGAAGCGGGCGATCACCTCAAGACCGGCGCCGCGCTCGACGAAGTGATGTCGCTGTGGTCGCGCGCCGAAGTCGCTCGCCTCACCAACATCCGTTCGAGCCAGAACCGCAAGATGGGCGACCCCGGCCCGGAGGGGTCGATCGGCAAGATGGCCGCCGCCGATCTCAACAAGGAGATCTACGAGAAGGTCATGGACCTCATGGGTGCCGATGCACTGCTGTACGGCAGCTACGAGATGATCCGCCCCGAAACCGCGATGGGTTCCGACACGCCGCAGAAGGCGTTCCTCCGGGTTCGCGCCAACTCGATCGAGGGTGGCACGAGCGAAGTGATGCGCAACATCCTCGGCGAGCGCGTCCTCGGCCTGCCGGGCGACGTACGCGTCGACCGCGAGGTTCCGTGGAGCGAGATCCCGCGCAACTGAACGGCGTCGGAACGCCGGATCGAACGACGACTGCTCGTCAGCTCTGAAGGCTGGCGAGCACGTCGCTCGCACCGAGGATGCGGTCGTCCATACCCGGACGATCGAGCAGGCTCCCGCCCAACAGCACGGTCGACGAGTTCTCGATCGCGGCCTGCAACTCGCGGATGTTGCGCGGCGGCGGGAAGTACTCGTCCTCGTCGGTGACGACGAGCAACTCGACACCCTGCGACGGGGCGAGTCGTTCGATGACCTCCTCGACGAGTTCTTCGGGTGCCGATGCACCGGCCGTCACCCCGACCACGCCGGACAGGCCTGCCGGGAGTTCGGCTGCCGAGTTGACGCGGTGGACGACCTCGCACCCTTCGGCACGGGCGAGCTTCTCGAGGGCGACCGTGTTCGACGAGTTGGCCGAACCGATCACGACGATCGCGTCGCAGCGATGGGCGAGCTGTTCGATGGCCGCCTGGCGGTTGGTGGTGGCGAAGCAGAGGTCGCTGCGCCCCGGCGTCCAGACCTCGGGGAATCGCTCTTTGACCCGCACGGCGACGCCTTCCCAGTCACGATGCGACAGCGTGGTCTGCGCGAGCAACGCAACGGGCTGATCGGTGTCGGGGAGCGCGTCGACCTCGTCGACCGACTCGACCCGGTCGATCGCGTCGGGCGCCACCGCCATCGTGCCGACGGCTTCTTCGTGGCCGTTGTGGCCGACATAGACGATCCGGAACCCTTTGCCGGCCCGAACCTTGACCTCGTGGTGGACCTTGGTGACCAGCGGGCACACCGAATCGACCACGTACGAGCCACGAGCTCGCGCCGCCTCGACGACCTCCGGTGCCGAACCGTGGGCCGACAGCATGATCGGGCTGCCGACCGGCACCTCGGAGATGTCGTCGACGAAGATCACGCCCTGGTCCTCGAAGCGCCGAACGACGAGCTTGTTGTGCACGATCTCGTGGTAGCAGTACACCGGGGTCGGGAAGGCTCGAACCATCCAGGCCAAGGCCTTGATCGCCATCTCGACGCCGGCACAGAACCCCCGGGGTTCGGCCAACAGCACCTGCTGGACAGCGCCAGATCCAGGTGACGCCTCAGCGGGGTCGGGGTCGTCGCTCATGTCACCACAAATCTACCGAGTCCGGGCGGCGGTAGCCTGACGAGCCCCATGTCTGCCACTCTCCACCGCTCTCTCGCGCCCCTCGTGGTGTCGGTCGCGCCCGGGTCTCCCGCCGCGCTCGCCGGGGTGGTCGAAGGCGACGAGATCGTGCGGGTCAACGGCGACGAGCCTCGCGACATCATCGAGTGGCAGATGGCCACCGACGAGGCCGAGGTCGAACTCGACGTGCTGCGCGGCGGGCTCGATCTGTCGATGTCGATCGAGAAGCCCGAGGGCGCGCCGCTGGGCATCGAGGTGTCGAGTGCGGTGTTCGACCGAGTCCGCACGTGCGACAACCACTGCGAGTTCTGCTTCATCTACCAGTTGCCCAAGGGCATGCGCCGCTCGCTGTATCTGAAGGACGACGACTACCGGTTGTCGTTCCTGTACGGCAACTTCACGACGCTCACCCGCTTCACCGAGGCCGATCTCGAACGGGTGGTGACCGAACGGCTCTCGCCGCTGCACGTGAGCATCCACGCCACCGACCCCGACGTTCGTTCGCACATGTTGAAGAACCCGCGCGGGGCGATGAGCCTGCGCTGGCTCCGCGCGCTGCTCGATCACGACATCGTGGTGCGCGGCCAGGTCGTCGTGTGCCCGGGCGTCAACGACGGAGCGATCTTCGACGACACCATGGCCGGCGTGCTCGACCAATATCCCGAACTCGATTCGGTGGCCGTCGTGCCGCTCGGCATCTCCAAGTTCAACGGCGAAGACGCCATGCGCCTGCACACGCGAGCCGAAGCTGCGGCGATGGTCGATGCGGTCACCGACTGGCAGGACGTGTTCTCGGCCACGCTCGGCCGCCGGATGGTCTACGCCGCCGACGAGTACTACCTCATGGCCGGCCGCCCGTTCCCCGACGCCGAACGCTACGACGGCTTCCCGATGCACGAAGACGGCATCGGCATGGCTCGCACGTTCGAACGGGAGTTCCACGGCCACGCGGTCGAGGCGACCGGACCGCAACGTGGCTTCTTCGCCGCGGTCGACGCTCCGCCCAACCCTGCCGCCTACACCGGGCTGCGCACGGCGGTGCCGTGCGGATCGGGCGACGACGCTGCCACCGGCGGCACGACCGCTGCCGCGACCGCCGTGTCGTTGAGCCCGCGCCGTACCGCTCCGATCGGCGTGCTCACCGGCCCGCTCGGCGCTCCGGTCATCCAACCGCTCGTCGACGCTCTCGGCCGTGACGACGTGCGCGTCATCACCGTCACCAACGAGTTCTTCGGCGGCAACACGGGCGTCACCGGCCTGATGACGGGTGACGACCTCACTCGCACGCTCGCCGACCAGCCCGACGGCCACCGCTACCTCATCCCCGACGTCTGTCTCTCCGACGACGGTCGCTTTCTCGACGGCGTGACCGTCTCCGAACTGCCTCGCCCCGTCGAGGTCATCGCCACCGACGGCATCGCGCTGCGGGCGGCTCTGGAAGGAACATCATGAGCGACCAGCTCGACTCCACCACCACCGGCTCCGACGACGAGGGGCCTTCCGAGATCAGCGCCGAGGAACTGGCGGTCGTCCCCGAGGCAGAGCTGCCGACCGTGGTCATCATCGGTCGCCCAAACGTCGGCAAGAGCACGCTCTTCAACCGCGTCGTGGGCAGCCAACAGGCGATCGTCGAAGACCGGCCGGGGATCACCCGCGACCGCAAGGTGCTCGAGGCCTCGTGGCTCGAAGTGCCGTTCCTCGTCGTCGACACCGGCGGCTGGATGCCCGGCGGTGACGCGCTCGAAGAGAAGGTGAGCCGTCAGGTCGAGGAAGCGGTGCGTGACGCCGACGTGGTGTTGTTCGTCGTCGACGCCTCCGTCGGCCTCACCGACGACGACCAGACCATCGCCAACTGGGTGCGCCGGTCGGGCCGCGACGTCATCATCGTGGCCAACAAGGCCGACAACGAGCGGCGCGAGACCGACCGCTGGGAGTTCCTTGGCCTCGGCCTCGGCGATCCGGTGCCGGTGAGTGCACTGCACGGCCGTCGTGCCGGCGACCTCCTCGACGTCGTCATCTCGCGCTTCTCCGAAGAAGCGCGTCATCGCCCGGTGGCCGACGACGACGATCGCTTCTACGAGGAGGCCGAGGACTGGGACGCCGACGAGATCAAGCCGCCGCGCGTGGCGATCGTCGGCCGACCCAACGTCGGCAAGAGCACGCTGTTCAACCGACTCGTCGGTGAAGATCGGGCGGTCGTGCACGACATGGCCGGCACCACCCGCGACTCGATCGACACGCTCGTCGAGACCGAAGACGGCCCGATGGTCTTCATCGACACCGCCGGCATGCGCCGCAAGGGCAAGATCGACGATTCGGCCGAGTACTACTCGCTCGTTCGTGCGCTCCGTTCGATCGACGACGCCGACGTGGCGTTGCTCGTGATCGACGGCACCGAAGGCGTCACCAGCCAAGACCAGCGGCTCGCCGAGCGCATCGACGCCTCGGGCTGCCCGATTCTGATCGTGCTCAACAAGTGGGAGTTGGT contains:
- a CDS encoding AMP-binding protein, producing MFPGAHLDTHGDKPALIMGGSGFTQTYRELDAAANRLSRLLRAAGLNPGDHIAICMENHDRYMEIIWGCHYAGLIYTAASSRLQSAELEYIINDCGARAYITSKYKADQAAEIVANTPAVELRLMLDGTIDGYESYESAVDAQSPEPLEGERIAGLDMLYSSGTTGMPKGIAREFPNDPLTDWGNGVSMLSSMLFGVDDTKRYLSPAPFYHAAPLRFCMSMHMLGATIVAMENFDAETYLQLVEKHQITHSQVVPTMFVRMLKLPEETRAKYDVSSLECVIHAAAPCPIPTKKSIIEWFGPVVHEYYAGSEGNGFVYCNSEMWLAHEGTVGSPINCTLHICGEDGEEVPQGESGTVFFEGGAEFEYHNDAEKTKSSRHPKGWSTLGDVGYLDEDGFLYLTDRKAYMIISGGVNIYPQEAENVLVTHDKIIDVAVFGVPNDDFGEEVKAVVQPREMPANEEEAQALAGELIQFCRSKLADVKCPRSIDFREELPRHPTGKLYKRLLKDEYWKAAGRSI
- a CDS encoding transglutaminase family protein, giving the protein MSVARFAQVMNATDIHLDQACLAISSTIQAPLDEIEWLAALDVLAAECPEPTPDGVARHLFGDLAFRGNSGAYYDWRNSCLDRVIDTRIGIPISLSVLMIEVARRVGVRLIGVGMPAHFLVRAADDPNRFFDAFGGGVELDRDGARRLFEQLTRGQVAWQDSYLEPTLAQPIVIRMLNNLRAIFQSRSDELRYGLVMQLRAQIPQLAHDEADDIAAASAVFN
- a CDS encoding flavin reductase family protein, whose protein sequence is MIDRDIKQCLGQMIKGVEVVGAAHDGVMRAYTSHWVSQVSFEEPIVMASVSPKHDTHPLMVASGQFTVSILGADQISEGQYFSYPGHKMRYVADEYITPWPDADHGLPVVPNAIAWMRCETFQITPMEDHELFFARVVEVQPNRLKDPPLLYSSRLGWRMTGDKAREPGVSIRDQLLERVATEFGDD
- a CDS encoding acyl-CoA dehydrogenase family protein; the encoded protein is MTTIDAETDLTADEQRVSDLITDLLEQFPPNDTDAATFLGQQFDRGLAWVHFPEGNGGLGLNPKLQRMINERLQAAGAPNAMIRNPIGHGMCGPTVVTWGSDDQKSRYLRPMFTGEEVWCQLFSEPGSGSDFAGLSSTGVRDGDEWICNGQKVWTTLAHLSRWGLLVVRTDPQAVKHAGLTAFVVDMQDPTVEVRPLRQMTGEAEFNEVFFTDTRIHESEMLGSPGDGWRVSLTTLMNERVSIGGTIPAKGSGMISALTKAWAEAGDHLKTGAALDEVMSLWSRAEVARLTNIRSSQNRKMGDPGPEGSIGKMAAADLNKEIYEKVMDLMGADALLYGSYEMIRPETAMGSDTPQKAFLRVRANSIEGGTSEVMRNILGERVLGLPGDVRVDREVPWSEIPRN
- the ispH gene encoding 4-hydroxy-3-methylbut-2-enyl diphosphate reductase, producing the protein MSDDPDPAEASPGSGAVQQVLLAEPRGFCAGVEMAIKALAWMVRAFPTPVYCYHEIVHNKLVVRRFEDQGVIFVDDISEVPVGSPIMLSAHGSAPEVVEAARARGSYVVDSVCPLVTKVHHEVKVRAGKGFRIVYVGHNGHEEAVGTMAVAPDAIDRVESVDEVDALPDTDQPVALLAQTTLSHRDWEGVAVRVKERFPEVWTPGRSDLCFATTNRQAAIEQLAHRCDAIVVIGSANSSNTVALEKLARAEGCEVVHRVNSAAELPAGLSGVVGVTAGASAPEELVEEVIERLAPSQGVELLVVTDEDEYFPPPRNIRELQAAIENSSTVLLGGSLLDRPGMDDRILGASDVLASLQS
- a CDS encoding DUF512 domain-containing protein encodes the protein MSATLHRSLAPLVVSVAPGSPAALAGVVEGDEIVRVNGDEPRDIIEWQMATDEAEVELDVLRGGLDLSMSIEKPEGAPLGIEVSSAVFDRVRTCDNHCEFCFIYQLPKGMRRSLYLKDDDYRLSFLYGNFTTLTRFTEADLERVVTERLSPLHVSIHATDPDVRSHMLKNPRGAMSLRWLRALLDHDIVVRGQVVVCPGVNDGAIFDDTMAGVLDQYPELDSVAVVPLGISKFNGEDAMRLHTRAEAAAMVDAVTDWQDVFSATLGRRMVYAADEYYLMAGRPFPDAERYDGFPMHEDGIGMARTFEREFHGHAVEATGPQRGFFAAVDAPPNPAAYTGLRTAVPCGSGDDAATGGTTAAATAVSLSPRRTAPIGVLTGPLGAPVIQPLVDALGRDDVRVITVTNEFFGGNTGVTGLMTGDDLTRTLADQPDGHRYLIPDVCLSDDGRFLDGVTVSELPRPVEVIATDGIALRAALEGTS
- the der gene encoding ribosome biogenesis GTPase Der, which codes for MSDQLDSTTTGSDDEGPSEISAEELAVVPEAELPTVVIIGRPNVGKSTLFNRVVGSQQAIVEDRPGITRDRKVLEASWLEVPFLVVDTGGWMPGGDALEEKVSRQVEEAVRDADVVLFVVDASVGLTDDDQTIANWVRRSGRDVIIVANKADNERRETDRWEFLGLGLGDPVPVSALHGRRAGDLLDVVISRFSEEARHRPVADDDDRFYEEAEDWDADEIKPPRVAIVGRPNVGKSTLFNRLVGEDRAVVHDMAGTTRDSIDTLVETEDGPMVFIDTAGMRRKGKIDDSAEYYSLVRALRSIDDADVALLVIDGTEGVTSQDQRLAERIDASGCPILIVLNKWELVSTEDRLDVMTELERKLGFVGDVPVLKISALTGKNVHSLRPHLQESIAQYHTRVPTRDINKIIAAAQQRAPAPKGAKILYAVQGAIDPPTFTLFVNREVQSTYLRYIERTIREEFGLGSTAIKIRVRKKS